In one window of Pseudomonas putida DNA:
- the zwf gene encoding glucose-6-phosphate dehydrogenase has translation MSKQTIPAAPPCTLFLFGANGDLVKRLLMPALYNLSRDGLLDRNLRIVGVDHNQASAEQFAERLHDFMIERDKGGEGAGKCLDEGLWSRLAKRLDYQTGDFLDPATYAEIGKRIAKTRHGNAIFYLATSPRFFPEVAQRLGEAGLLDESAGGFRRVVVEKPFGTDLASAEALNACLLKVMSERQIYRIDHYLGKETVQNILVSRFSNGLFESFWNNHYIDHVQITAAETVGVETRGAFYDNTGALRDMVPNHLFQLLAMVAMEPPAAFGADAVRGEKAKVIGAIRPWSQKMALKNSVRGQYVAGKQGRKRLAGYRQEPNVDPHSSTETYVALKVMIDNWRWAGVPFYLRTGKRMSVRDTEIAICFKPAPYAQFRESELERPKPNYLKIQIQPNEGMWFDLQAKRPGPELVMENVELGFAYKDFFKMTPATGYETLIYDCLTGDQTLFQRADNIENGWRAVQPFLDAWASGGEVHEYEAGEDGPEAGNELLSRDKREWHRLG, from the coding sequence ATGAGCAAACAGACGATTCCCGCCGCGCCGCCTTGCACGCTGTTCCTGTTCGGCGCCAATGGCGACCTGGTCAAGCGTCTGCTGATGCCGGCGCTGTACAACCTCAGCCGTGACGGTTTGCTGGACCGCAACCTGCGGATTGTCGGGGTCGATCATAACCAGGCCAGTGCCGAGCAGTTCGCCGAGCGCCTGCACGACTTCATGATCGAGCGCGACAAGGGCGGCGAGGGCGCAGGCAAGTGCCTGGACGAAGGGCTGTGGTCGCGCCTGGCCAAGCGTCTGGACTACCAGACCGGCGACTTCCTGGACCCTGCGACCTATGCCGAGATCGGCAAGCGCATCGCCAAGACCCGTCACGGCAACGCCATCTTCTACCTGGCCACTTCGCCGCGTTTCTTTCCTGAGGTGGCCCAGCGCCTGGGCGAGGCCGGCCTGCTCGACGAGTCTGCGGGCGGCTTTCGCCGGGTGGTGGTGGAAAAGCCATTCGGTACCGATCTTGCCAGCGCCGAGGCGCTCAACGCTTGCCTGCTCAAAGTGATGAGCGAGCGGCAGATCTATCGCATCGACCATTACCTGGGCAAGGAAACGGTGCAGAACATTCTGGTCAGCCGCTTCTCCAATGGCCTGTTCGAATCGTTCTGGAACAACCACTACATCGATCACGTGCAGATCACCGCCGCCGAGACCGTCGGGGTCGAGACGCGTGGCGCGTTCTACGACAATACCGGTGCCTTGCGTGACATGGTGCCCAACCACCTGTTCCAGTTGCTGGCGATGGTCGCCATGGAGCCACCGGCGGCCTTCGGCGCTGACGCTGTCAGGGGCGAGAAAGCCAAGGTGATCGGTGCCATCCGCCCATGGTCGCAGAAAATGGCGCTGAAGAACTCGGTGCGGGGGCAGTACGTGGCGGGCAAGCAGGGCCGCAAGCGGCTGGCCGGTTATCGCCAGGAGCCCAATGTCGACCCGCACAGCAGCACCGAAACCTACGTCGCGCTGAAGGTGATGATCGACAACTGGCGCTGGGCGGGCGTGCCGTTCTACCTGCGCACCGGCAAGCGCATGAGCGTGCGCGACACCGAAATCGCCATCTGCTTCAAGCCTGCACCTTACGCGCAGTTTCGCGAGTCGGAGCTGGAGCGGCCCAAGCCCAACTACCTGAAGATTCAGATTCAGCCCAATGAAGGCATGTGGTTCGATCTACAGGCCAAACGCCCCGGGCCTGAACTGGTGATGGAGAACGTCGAGCTGGGTTTTGCCTACAAGGACTTCTTCAAGATGACCCCGGCGACCGGTTACGAAACCTTGATCTACGACTGCCTGACCGGTGACCAGACGTTGTTCCAGCGGGCCGACAATATCGAGAATGGTTGGCGTGCGGTACAGCCTTTCCTCGACGCCTGGGCCAGTGGTGGCGAAGTGCACGAGTACGAGGCGGGGGAGGATGGGCCCGAGGCCGGCAATGAATTGCTGAGCCGGGACAAGCGCGAGTGGCACCGTCTGGGCTGA
- a CDS encoding glutathione S-transferase family protein gives MLRILGKASSINVRKVLWTCAEIDLPFHREDWGSGFQPTQTAEFLVLNPNAMVPVIQDGGLTLWESNTIIRYLANRYGQAAGIYPADAVARALVDQWIDWQASDLNRSWSYAFMALVRQSAAHQDEQALNASLGEWSRHMQILDQQLAKTGAYVAGKAFSLADIPIGLSVNRWFETPFEHPHLPAVADYYARLSEREGYRLHGRNGTP, from the coding sequence ATGCTGCGAATATTGGGTAAGGCGAGTTCCATCAACGTGCGCAAGGTGCTGTGGACTTGCGCCGAAATCGACCTTCCATTCCACCGCGAAGACTGGGGTTCAGGTTTCCAGCCCACCCAAACCGCTGAATTCCTGGTCCTGAACCCCAATGCCATGGTCCCGGTAATCCAGGACGGCGGCCTTACGCTATGGGAGTCCAATACCATCATCCGCTATCTCGCCAACCGCTATGGGCAAGCGGCAGGGATATACCCGGCCGACGCAGTGGCCAGAGCGCTTGTCGATCAATGGATCGACTGGCAGGCCAGCGATCTCAATCGCTCCTGGAGCTACGCCTTCATGGCGCTGGTCAGGCAGTCAGCTGCGCATCAGGATGAACAGGCGCTCAATGCCAGCCTCGGCGAATGGTCGCGACATATGCAGATCCTCGACCAACAGTTGGCAAAGACTGGCGCCTATGTTGCCGGCAAGGCGTTCTCCCTGGCAGACATTCCAATCGGGTTGTCGGTAAACCGCTGGTTCGAGACACCGTTCGAGCACCCGCACCTGCCTGCAGTGGCTGACTACTACGCGCGCCTGAGCGAGCGGGAAGGCTATCGACTGCACGGCAGAAACGGAACGCCCTGA
- the glsB gene encoding glutaminase B — translation MQALLQEILDQVRPLLSQGQVAQYIPALAQVDPQQLGIAVQSLDGQLHCAGDAHTPFSIQSISKVFSLVQAINHSGEDIWTRLGYEPSGQAFNSLVQLEVEKGRPRNPFINAGALVICDINQSRYATPPLSMRDFVRRLAANPRIVSDPVVADSEYQHRARNAAMAYLMQAFGNFHNDVDAVLRSYFHHCALSMNCVDVARGFAFLANSGYCPHSGEHVLSPRQAQQVNAIMATSGLYDEAGNFAYRVGLPGKSGVGGGIVAVVPGRYSICVWSPALNASGNSLAGLRALELLSERITGSVFSAVL, via the coding sequence ATGCAAGCATTACTGCAAGAAATCCTCGACCAGGTCCGCCCGCTGCTCAGCCAGGGCCAGGTCGCCCAGTACATCCCCGCCCTCGCCCAGGTCGACCCGCAACAACTCGGCATCGCCGTGCAGAGCCTGGACGGCCAGCTGCATTGCGCAGGCGATGCCCATACGCCCTTCTCGATCCAGAGCATCTCCAAGGTCTTCAGCCTGGTCCAGGCGATCAACCACAGTGGCGAGGATATCTGGACGCGCCTGGGCTACGAGCCCTCCGGGCAGGCGTTCAACTCGCTGGTTCAGCTGGAGGTGGAGAAAGGTCGCCCACGCAATCCTTTCATCAATGCCGGTGCGCTGGTGATCTGCGACATCAACCAGTCGCGCTATGCCACCCCGCCCTTGTCGATGCGCGACTTCGTCCGTCGCCTGGCAGCCAACCCACGTATCGTCAGTGACCCGGTCGTAGCCGACTCCGAGTACCAGCACCGCGCCCGCAACGCCGCCATGGCCTACCTGATGCAGGCGTTCGGCAACTTCCACAACGATGTCGATGCGGTGCTGCGCAGCTACTTCCATCATTGTGCGCTGTCGATGAATTGCGTCGATGTCGCCCGTGGCTTTGCCTTCCTGGCCAACAGCGGCTACTGCCCACACAGCGGCGAGCACGTGCTCAGCCCGCGCCAGGCGCAACAGGTGAATGCGATCATGGCCACCAGTGGGCTGTACGACGAGGCGGGTAACTTCGCCTATCGCGTAGGCCTGCCGGGCAAAAGCGGTGTGGGCGGCGGCATTGTCGCGGTAGTGCCGGGGCGCTACAGCATCTGCGTGTGGTCGCCTGCACTGAACGCCTCAGGTAACTCGCTGGCGGGGCTGCGGGCACTGGAGCTGCTCAGCGAGCGGATCACCGGCTCGGTGTTTTCCGCGGTGCTGTAG
- a CDS encoding LLM class flavin-dependent oxidoreductase: MITASPGSEVDQPTGDAVDPDYVRRFAQAHEAAGFDRILVGYFSNGPEGAVVSSFAVAATERLGILLAYRPGVISPPLAARQLATLDQFSKGRLALNVVSGGNDQDLQRDGDFLDHDHRYARTGEYLDALKAIWTAEQPVDFAGDFYRFNAASPAVRTVQRPHIPIYFSGSSDAAVRVAAQHADTYMLWGEPLAAVAEHIAKVRQAAAVQQRAPRFSVSFRPIVADTEEAAWQRAAEILEQVRDARQKLGLPLHDHQPENVGSQRLLAAAQQGEVLDQRLWMGVARLTGARWNSTALVGTPEQVAQALGEYYKLGVSTFLIRGFDPLNDTIEYGKTLIPAIHHQIERLDTRQAS, translated from the coding sequence ATGATCACCGCCTCGCCCGGCTCGGAGGTCGACCAGCCCACGGGAGATGCGGTCGATCCGGACTACGTGCGTCGCTTCGCCCAAGCCCATGAGGCGGCCGGTTTCGACCGCATCCTGGTCGGCTATTTCTCCAACGGGCCGGAAGGCGCAGTGGTCAGTTCGTTCGCCGTCGCTGCCACCGAACGCCTGGGTATCCTGCTCGCGTACCGCCCAGGGGTGATCAGCCCGCCCCTGGCAGCGCGGCAACTGGCGACCCTCGACCAGTTCAGCAAGGGCCGTCTGGCGCTGAACGTGGTCAGCGGTGGCAATGACCAGGACCTGCAGCGCGATGGCGATTTTCTCGACCACGATCACCGCTATGCGCGCACCGGCGAATACCTCGATGCCCTGAAGGCAATCTGGACCGCCGAACAACCGGTGGACTTCGCCGGCGACTTCTACCGTTTCAACGCTGCCTCGCCCGCCGTACGGACCGTGCAGCGCCCGCATATCCCGATCTACTTCAGTGGTTCATCGGATGCCGCGGTGCGGGTCGCAGCGCAACATGCCGACACCTACATGCTCTGGGGCGAACCCCTGGCCGCCGTCGCCGAGCATATCGCCAAGGTCCGCCAGGCCGCCGCTGTGCAACAGCGCGCCCCGCGCTTCTCGGTGTCGTTCCGCCCCATCGTCGCCGATACCGAGGAGGCCGCCTGGCAGCGCGCCGCCGAGATCCTCGAGCAGGTCCGCGATGCACGCCAGAAACTCGGTTTGCCGCTGCACGACCACCAGCCCGAGAACGTCGGGTCGCAGCGCCTGCTGGCCGCTGCGCAACAGGGCGAAGTGCTCGATCAACGCCTGTGGATGGGCGTTGCCCGTCTGACTGGTGCGCGCTGGAACTCCACCGCGCTGGTCGGCACCCCCGAGCAGGTCGCCCAGGCGTTGGGCGAGTACTACAAGCTCGGCGTGTCGACTTTCCTGATCCGCGGCTTCGACCCATTGAACGACACCATCGAATACGGCAAGACCCTGATCCCCGCCATCCATCACCAGATCGAACGCCTGGATACGCGCCAGGCCAGCTGA
- a CDS encoding GGDEF domain-containing protein has product MIAHTPTLFAAVALVATILAFCLLLVGQFNRGDNLLLTGCGLLAHALAYVCYTLFGHAPLWVSYVLANSLLSLALAFYSASLFRVRERPVPWRPIFAIPLLMLLGLISLLETVEPRMLLAALVLMLQCVLILYWARQRALHKGRAHLLLVIGAGISLVGLGMRVVAVLAGTAQEMRYDTSNLKQTVSVAIGTATVMMYSIGLVLMAKERSESRLQHLAGHDVLTGTGNRRAILERFEFELEQARAAQYSLAVAMIDIDHFKRINDVHGHLAGDEVLCHCVRQLQQRLREGDSLGRYGGEEFLLLLPRTEGEGALAALNGLREAMARNPARFAGLEIELCFSVGLWCGVPGEDDTPARLIAKADAALYLAKAGGRNAVRLAA; this is encoded by the coding sequence ATGATCGCCCATACTCCTACGCTGTTCGCTGCGGTCGCGCTGGTGGCGACGATCCTGGCTTTCTGTCTGTTGCTGGTCGGGCAGTTCAATCGAGGCGACAACCTGCTGCTGACCGGCTGTGGACTGTTGGCCCATGCCTTGGCCTATGTCTGTTACACGTTGTTCGGCCATGCGCCTCTGTGGGTGAGCTATGTCTTGGCCAACAGCCTGCTGTCATTGGCGTTGGCGTTCTATTCGGCGAGCCTGTTCCGGGTGCGCGAGCGCCCCGTGCCGTGGCGGCCGATCTTCGCCATTCCGCTGTTGATGCTGCTGGGCTTGATCTCGCTGCTCGAGACGGTGGAGCCGCGCATGCTGCTGGCGGCCCTGGTGCTGATGTTGCAATGCGTGTTGATTCTCTACTGGGCCCGTCAACGGGCCCTGCACAAGGGCCGGGCACACCTGCTGCTGGTGATCGGTGCCGGCATCAGCCTGGTGGGGCTGGGCATGCGGGTGGTTGCCGTGCTGGCAGGCACGGCGCAGGAGATGCGCTACGACACCAGCAACCTCAAGCAGACGGTGTCCGTAGCGATCGGTACGGCCACGGTGATGATGTATTCCATTGGCCTGGTGTTGATGGCCAAGGAGCGCAGCGAATCGCGCTTGCAGCACCTTGCCGGACACGATGTGCTGACCGGCACGGGTAACCGGCGCGCCATCCTCGAACGTTTCGAGTTCGAGCTGGAGCAGGCGCGCGCGGCGCAGTACAGCTTGGCTGTGGCGATGATCGATATTGACCATTTCAAGCGTATCAACGATGTGCACGGCCATCTGGCGGGGGACGAGGTTCTTTGCCACTGCGTGCGCCAGTTGCAGCAGCGGCTGCGCGAAGGCGACAGCCTGGGGCGCTACGGCGGCGAGGAATTCCTGCTGTTGTTGCCGCGAACTGAGGGCGAGGGCGCCCTGGCGGCGTTGAACGGTCTGCGCGAAGCCATGGCGAGGAACCCGGCGCGCTTCGCCGGGCTGGAGATCGAGCTGTGCTTCAGCGTCGGGCTCTGGTGCGGTGTGCCGGGGGAGGATGACACCCCGGCACGGCTGATCGCCAAGGCCGACGCCGCCTTGTACCTGGCCAAGGCTGGCGGGCGCAATGCGGTGCGGCTGGCGGCTTGA
- a CDS encoding ABC transporter substrate-binding protein — MKLSHLIRVTLAGLFLGTPLAQAIAAEQVTLRIGDQNYYNVRASLEASGALKDAPYKVEFKHFQSAAPVAEGLEAGGLDIGFLGDSGFLFLAAKGAPVKLIGVSRQNLDTIALLVPKDSPAKTIADLKGKKVAYWPGAWSQQLTLRALDKAGLPHDYVEFVKLMPIDAAAALPQGSIDAFPVWEPYISQQIVFSGARKLVTAQGLMPGLSSIAARNDSIDSKHAAIEDFLGRLQKARAWVGEHKEAYADLWAKKANLDQSVSRHWIGQADMSVGPVDAQAAKDYQDTADFLVQTGTLPKPLDTRAIIDTSFEGAFSQ; from the coding sequence ATGAAACTGTCCCACCTGATCCGAGTCACCCTCGCCGGCCTGTTCCTTGGTACCCCGCTGGCGCAGGCCATCGCCGCCGAGCAGGTCACCCTGCGCATCGGCGACCAGAACTACTACAACGTGCGCGCATCGCTGGAAGCCTCCGGGGCCCTCAAGGATGCGCCCTACAAGGTCGAGTTCAAGCACTTCCAGTCGGCCGCACCGGTGGCCGAAGGGCTGGAGGCCGGTGGCCTGGACATCGGCTTTCTCGGCGACTCGGGCTTTCTGTTCCTGGCTGCCAAAGGGGCGCCCGTCAAGCTGATCGGCGTCTCACGGCAGAACCTCGACACCATCGCCCTGCTGGTGCCCAAGGACTCCCCCGCCAAGACCATTGCCGACCTCAAGGGCAAGAAGGTCGCCTACTGGCCCGGCGCCTGGAGCCAGCAGTTGACCTTGCGCGCACTGGACAAGGCCGGCCTGCCGCATGACTACGTCGAGTTCGTCAAACTGATGCCAATCGATGCCGCCGCCGCGCTGCCGCAGGGCAGCATCGATGCCTTCCCGGTATGGGAACCCTACATCTCGCAACAGATCGTGTTCTCCGGCGCGCGCAAGCTGGTCACCGCCCAGGGCCTGATGCCTGGCCTGAGCAGCATCGCGGCGCGCAACGATTCGATCGACAGCAAGCACGCCGCCATCGAGGACTTCCTGGGCCGCCTGCAAAAAGCCCGGGCCTGGGTCGGTGAGCACAAGGAAGCCTATGCCGACCTCTGGGCCAAGAAAGCCAACCTCGACCAGAGCGTCTCGCGTCACTGGATCGGCCAGGCCGACATGAGCGTGGGCCCGGTCGATGCGCAGGCGGCGAAGGACTACCAGGATACTGCCGACTTCCTTGTGCAGACCGGCACGCTGCCCAAGCCCCTGGACACTCGCGCGATCATCGACACGTCGTTCGAAGGCGCGTTCAGCCAGTAA
- a CDS encoding DNA topoisomerase III, whose protein sequence is MRLFLCEKPSQAKDIAKVLGANRKADGCWQGTDVCVTWCIGHLLETAPPDSYDARYKRWSLDDLPIIPEKWKMLVKPKTASQFKAVKRLLGEARELVIATDADREGEMIARELVEHCRYRGPIQRLWLSALDDASIRKALARLLPGSETFSLYHSALGRSRADWLIGMNMSRLFTLLGRQSGYQGVLPVGRVQTPTLRLVVDRDRSIADFVPVPYWAIEVQLAHSDQVFNAQWRAPQDTCDDQGRCVNQALAQQAATQMQAAGSAQVLKVQTERVREAAPLPFDLGTLQELCSKKFGLGAQETLDIAQALYETHKLITYPRSDCGYLPLSQHAEAPAVLAALQRADTSLAPLQAHLEPHRRSRAWNDAKVSAHHGIIPTAAASDPARLPPKYKAVYTLIRARYLAQFLPNHEYDRTQAELDCAGHALRAVGKQIVEPGWRRALPEALTPTKGREAPPAQVLPQLREGDDCRVQDLQLKDLWTQPPKPFTEGDLIKAMKNVAKLVDDPQLKQKLKETTGIGTEATRASIIQGLLDRGYLVKNGKALSATPAAFSLIDAVPRAIADPGTTAIWEQALDMVQSGEMSLEEFVTRQSAWMGKLVQRCAGMRLTISGPPLAAGGKGAPWKKKRRSSGKGKTAGSKAAPRASKSTRRPSGKST, encoded by the coding sequence ATGCGCCTTTTTCTCTGTGAAAAGCCCTCTCAGGCAAAAGACATCGCCAAGGTACTGGGTGCCAACCGCAAGGCCGACGGCTGCTGGCAAGGCACCGATGTCTGCGTCACCTGGTGTATCGGCCACCTGCTCGAAACCGCACCGCCCGACAGTTATGACGCACGCTACAAGCGCTGGTCGCTCGATGATCTGCCGATCATTCCGGAAAAATGGAAAATGCTGGTCAAGCCCAAGACCGCCAGCCAGTTCAAGGCGGTCAAGCGTCTGCTCGGCGAGGCCCGGGAGCTGGTGATCGCCACCGATGCCGACCGTGAAGGCGAGATGATCGCTCGCGAACTGGTCGAGCATTGCCGCTACCGCGGGCCGATCCAGCGGCTGTGGCTCTCCGCGCTCGATGACGCCTCGATCCGCAAGGCGCTGGCCCGCCTGCTCCCCGGCAGCGAAACCTTCAGCCTCTATCACTCGGCCCTTGGTCGCTCGCGGGCCGACTGGTTGATCGGCATGAACATGAGCCGCCTGTTCACCCTGCTTGGTCGCCAGTCCGGTTATCAAGGCGTGCTGCCGGTAGGAAGGGTACAGACACCGACACTGCGCCTGGTGGTCGACCGCGACCGCAGCATCGCCGACTTCGTACCAGTTCCCTACTGGGCGATCGAGGTGCAGCTGGCGCATTCGGACCAGGTCTTCAACGCCCAATGGCGTGCACCACAAGACACCTGCGACGACCAGGGCCGCTGCGTCAACCAGGCACTCGCCCAGCAGGCCGCCACCCAGATGCAGGCCGCAGGCAGCGCACAGGTGCTCAAGGTACAGACCGAGCGTGTGCGCGAGGCCGCACCCTTGCCTTTCGACCTCGGTACCCTGCAGGAGCTGTGCTCCAAGAAATTCGGCCTTGGCGCCCAGGAAACCCTCGACATCGCCCAAGCGCTCTACGAAACCCACAAGCTGATCACCTACCCGCGCAGCGACTGTGGTTACCTGCCGCTCAGCCAGCACGCCGAGGCGCCCGCCGTGCTCGCCGCCCTGCAACGCGCCGACACGAGCCTCGCCCCCTTGCAGGCGCATCTGGAGCCACACCGCCGCTCTCGCGCCTGGAACGACGCCAAGGTCAGCGCCCACCACGGCATCATCCCCACCGCCGCCGCCAGCGATCCTGCGCGCCTGCCACCCAAGTACAAAGCGGTCTATACCCTGATCCGGGCGCGCTACCTGGCGCAGTTCCTGCCCAATCACGAGTACGACCGCACCCAGGCCGAACTGGACTGTGCCGGACACGCCCTGCGTGCAGTGGGCAAGCAGATCGTCGAACCCGGTTGGCGCCGCGCCCTGCCCGAGGCACTGACCCCAACCAAGGGACGCGAAGCGCCACCCGCGCAAGTCTTGCCGCAACTGCGCGAAGGCGACGACTGCAGGGTCCAGGACCTGCAGCTGAAAGACCTGTGGACCCAGCCGCCGAAGCCGTTCACCGAGGGCGATCTGATCAAGGCGATGAAGAACGTCGCCAAGCTGGTGGACGACCCGCAGCTCAAGCAGAAACTCAAGGAAACCACCGGCATCGGCACCGAAGCGACCCGGGCCAGCATCATCCAGGGCCTGCTCGACCGCGGCTACCTGGTCAAGAACGGCAAGGCGCTGTCCGCCACCCCGGCGGCCTTCAGCCTGATCGACGCCGTGCCACGGGCCATCGCCGACCCCGGCACCACTGCGATCTGGGAACAGGCACTGGACATGGTTCAAAGCGGCGAAATGAGCCTGGAAGAGTTCGTCACCCGGCAGTCGGCCTGGATGGGCAAGCTGGTGCAACGCTGCGCGGGAATGCGCCTGACCATCAGCGGCCCGCCCCTCGCTGCCGGCGGCAAAGGTGCACCCTGGAAGAAAAAACGCCGCAGCAGCGGTAAAGGCAAAACCGCCGGCAGCAAAGCAGCGCCCCGTGCAAGCAAATCCACACGACGCCCTTCGGGCAAATCTACCTGA
- a CDS encoding OprD family porin — protein sequence MYKCTLPVAVALASLSLGAQAAGFVEDSKASVTARNFYINSDNRNGTANPSKQEEWGQGFIFNFTSGYTQGTVGFGVDAIGLTGFRLDSGKGTHYNPTSTAKGGTVFPTDSDGRAVDDFSSLGVTGKVKISKTEAKLGVLQPKLPVVTYNDGRLLPQTFEGGQITSNEIDNLTLIGGKLEHAKGRNSTNMESLTIAGSNGNPATATSNRRSNAFYYAGADYKLSKDLLLQYYYGNLDDFYKQHFLGLTHNLALPVGSLKSDLRYFYSDSDGKNASTEGRLAGYRASGYQNNGEVDNRTWSAKFTYSLGSHALSAGYQRVNGTSDFPFLNQGDGASAYLITDVQIGKFLRAGERTWLAQYAYDFAALGVPGLTANAIYLKGTNVNSAGSDRSEWERDFSLAYVVQEGTFKGLGLQWRNAALRTDVSGQRDQDENRLIVSYTYNFF from the coding sequence ATGTACAAATGCACACTGCCAGTGGCCGTTGCACTGGCCAGCCTGTCGCTGGGGGCGCAGGCGGCAGGTTTCGTGGAAGACAGCAAGGCTTCGGTCACTGCGCGCAACTTCTACATCAATTCCGACAACCGCAATGGCACTGCCAACCCGTCGAAGCAGGAAGAGTGGGGCCAAGGCTTCATCTTCAACTTCACTTCCGGCTACACCCAGGGCACCGTTGGCTTTGGTGTAGACGCCATCGGCCTGACCGGCTTCCGTCTGGATTCGGGCAAGGGTACCCACTACAACCCGACCAGCACCGCCAAGGGCGGTACTGTGTTCCCGACCGATTCCGATGGCCGCGCCGTTGACGACTTCAGCAGCCTGGGCGTAACCGGCAAGGTCAAGATCTCCAAGACCGAAGCCAAGCTCGGTGTACTGCAGCCCAAGCTGCCAGTAGTCACCTACAACGACGGTCGTCTGTTGCCGCAAACGTTTGAGGGTGGCCAGATCACCTCCAACGAGATCGACAACCTGACCCTGATCGGCGGCAAGCTCGAGCATGCCAAGGGCCGTAACAGTACCAACATGGAGTCGCTGACCATTGCTGGCTCCAACGGCAACCCGGCCACCGCCACCTCCAACCGTCGCAGCAACGCCTTCTACTACGCCGGTGCCGACTACAAGCTGAGCAAGGACCTGCTGCTGCAGTACTACTACGGCAACCTGGACGACTTCTACAAACAGCACTTCCTGGGCCTGACCCACAACCTGGCACTGCCAGTGGGTTCGTTGAAGTCCGACCTGCGTTACTTCTACAGCGATTCCGATGGCAAGAACGCCAGCACCGAAGGCCGCCTGGCTGGCTATCGCGCATCGGGCTACCAGAACAACGGTGAAGTGGACAACCGCACCTGGAGCGCCAAGTTCACCTACTCGCTGGGCAGCCACGCACTGAGCGCCGGTTACCAGCGTGTCAACGGCACCAGCGACTTCCCGTTCCTGAACCAGGGCGACGGTGCAAGTGCCTACCTGATCACCGACGTGCAGATCGGCAAGTTCCTGCGTGCCGGCGAGCGCACCTGGCTGGCGCAGTACGCCTACGACTTCGCCGCTCTCGGCGTACCAGGCCTGACCGCCAACGCCATCTACCTGAAGGGCACCAACGTCAACTCGGCGGGCTCGGACCGTTCGGAGTGGGAGCGTGACTTCAGCCTGGCCTACGTCGTTCAGGAAGGCACCTTCAAGGGCCTGGGCCTGCAGTGGCGTAACGCTGCGCTGCGTACCGACGTATCGGGCCAGCGTGACCAGGACGAAAACCGCCTGATCGTGAGCTACACCTACAACTTCTTCTGA
- a CDS encoding glycine zipper domain-containing protein — MRLTLPSLALGLLLCQGAFAGDGTAAIGGGLGGALGNVVGKQIGGSTGAAIGAGLGGAAGSAVGARKGNRTEAAIGGGLGSAGGSLVGAKLGGSNGSTIGAGLGGAAGGAIGNHLGDKNKKHRRH; from the coding sequence ATGCGTCTGACTCTGCCTTCCCTCGCCCTGGGCCTGCTGCTGTGCCAGGGAGCGTTCGCCGGTGACGGTACCGCAGCCATTGGTGGCGGCCTGGGTGGCGCCTTGGGCAACGTCGTCGGCAAGCAGATCGGCGGCAGCACGGGCGCCGCCATCGGCGCAGGCCTGGGTGGCGCAGCCGGCAGCGCCGTTGGCGCACGCAAGGGCAACCGCACCGAAGCGGCCATCGGCGGTGGCCTGGGTTCGGCCGGCGGCTCGCTGGTGGGCGCCAAACTGGGCGGCAGCAATGGCTCGACCATCGGCGCAGGGCTTGGCGGCGCGGCTGGTGGTGCGATCGGCAACCACCTGGGCGACAAGAACAAGAAGCACCGTCGCCACTGA